The Musa acuminata AAA Group cultivar baxijiao chromosome BXJ3-6, Cavendish_Baxijiao_AAA, whole genome shotgun sequence region GCACCAAGCTCTCACGCCAAGTGGTGGCCTCCTCCCCGAACCGCCCGCCATTTGTACGGCCTCCGCACGCAAACTTCGCCGCCCACCTACTCTTCCCTCCTCTCCTCAAATACTGCTGGAAGCCCAAACTCGGAGGCAGAACATATATCATATGTGGTCAGGCTCGCAGGCACTCGCCTTCCACGTTGTCACCTTGCATGGAAGCCGAAACCCTTTCCCCTCCGCTACTAGTACCCTCCCCTGCAAAGTAAACCGTCCGATTCGCTGAAGCGACTTTGAGTATGGCCAACATCGTCTGTGCGGAACGGCACCGCCTGTGCTGCGAGAAAAGAGCTCTGTTGAATCTGGACCTGCCTCCCAGGAGGCTGCTGCGGCGCCCAGGCCTCTCTGTCCTCCTGccagaggaggaggacgaggaggaggacggcGGCGAGGGGTCGGTGGATGAGGAGGTGGACGTGTACTCGAGCGACGAGTTCCGGATGTACGAGTTCAAGGTCCGGCGGTGCATGCGTGGCCGGAGCCACGACTGGACCGATTGCCCCTTCGCCCACCCGGGTGAGAAGGCGCGACGCCGCGATCCCCGGCGGTACCACTACTCGGGCGTCGTCTGCCCCGACTTCCGCCGCTGCGGCTCGTGCTCCCGGGGGGACGACTGCGAGCTCGCCCATGGTGTCTTCGAGTGCTGGCTCCACCCGGCGAGGTACCGCACCATGCCCTGCAAGGATGGTCGGCGCTGCCGCCGCAAGGTCTGTTTCTTTGCTCACTTTCCCCGGCAGCTTCGTGTCCTCCCATCCCACAGCAATAATGACGAGAAGCCCTCAGCACCCTGTTATGGTTTTTGGTCTGCAAACGATAACTCCGTCGCCGCCGCTGCCTTCTCTCCGACGTCGACGTTGATGAGTTTTTCTCCGCCAATTTCACCGTCGGTGGGGGAACTGCAATTCTCCGGCAATGATATAAAGCAGAGGAATATGAGAGGTATCAATAGAAATAACAACCCCAGTGATGCGATGGATTATGACGGTCTGTGTGAAGAGTTGACGAACTCATTGGAAGCCATGGAACTTTCAGCTTCACCAGTGACGAGttctgcagctgctgctgctgctcccaaGGAGGTGAGGAGTCTGGGGTTGGAGagtaacaacagcagcagcagcagtatgtGTTGGCCAGATCTGGACTGGGTGAACGAGCTGCTGATGTAGCTGGATGATCTGATACCAGCCGTCGAATCAAGTGGTGTTTAGATGTAGCAGTCCCTaaagttttctctctctctctctctctctctctctctctctctctctctctttttgatttgTTGTTGCAGCTTTTATTTGTTGTGAAGGATTGAGATTGTTCAATCAtggtgtttcttttctttttctttttatttcttgatTTGGATTCTGTAGGCAGAGATGGGAGAAACCCAGTCTGATATGCCGCTGCTCTTTATCCTTGCGCTTAGTGTTCTTGTATCTGTTGAGAGAAAGAAGTATGTACCCACTTTGTTCTACCTAACTAACTGATCAAGGTAAGATCGCTAAAGGTTCTTGCGGTAACATTTGATGCATTCTACACGTAGAGCAAGTTAATTGGTGCCTGGCCACTGTTATGAGACATGAGGTGCGCTGAGCTGAGTGCATCATCGTGTTCGCGCATCTATCTATGTTTACTGCTCACAATTCCGATTCCGATACCGGAGGAATATGGAAGTGTTAAAAGGCTATATCTTGAGACCCGAGAGTGACCTTTAAGTTACATGGATGGCAATGCATGCATGGCattgtgatgtgatgtgatgagatgagatgaaagtAGCTGAAAACCGGGGGGAGGTTGAGATAATGTAGGAAGGTTAGCCGGCCATGCTTTGACCGAGTGTGGAGTTTGGATGTGATCCACAGTAGTTTCTGCGTGATCATTCAGGTACGGTGGGAAACGAAACGAAACGACGGGAGAAAGACATTGATTgatctaagaagaagaagaaacaaaacaaaagaagaaaagagtacTTGGAAGGTGAAACAAATCGGTCGAAGAAAAGAACTTGGAATGGGAAAGAGACGTCGTTCCGAGAAAAGACATCCTCTTTTGTGCTCGTTAACCCATAATTACAGCACATCAACGCGAGCAATGCTATATAAGTAACATCGTTAGTCATCAACATATCAACATATATTACCGCTCGCATTAACATATTACGTATGATTGATCGCATATAACTCGTGCATTATACCTTCTGCTTAGCAAAACGAAGGCACCTTGTTTCATCGGTCAAGAATGTTAATATAGCATGCCTAGTTTAAATGTCCTGGTCGAAGATATGGCTCATGCAGCTCTGAATGTGGATATTCATTCTGATTAGTAATTCTTATGGCACAACAGATTCGTTTCAAAGAAAAAACACAAGTCGCTAGCTCTGGAAATTTTAGCTTTATTCACAAACCTTATTTATTGGGTCTGAGATACGTCCTTGGGCGCTTCCGCACACCTACCATGATGACTTGCTGCTGCTGTTTTGCCATTTTCTCCCGTTCCCTCTCCTTGTTCAGCTTATCTGCTTCGGCTTGCTCTTTTCTCAgattctccatctcctcctccattgcagtcttctcttccttctgcttcttcttgtgttcaagcaTAGATGTGTCGGACTCTTTTACAGAGAAAAACATTGGTCCCAGCTCAGCCAGCCAATGTGGCTCGACTGCAGTCACACATTGCATGTACTCCTTTGTGGTCAGTACAAGTTCATGGTAAACCACGTAATCTGGAGTGTATCCAAGCCCATACAGTGCACTGCTGGGATGCAGGTGGCAGGGCATTCCATTCCGGCAATTCACATATTCACCCACACCTTTCAATCTGGCAGCATTGTGGAAATAAGCAGAACAGATTGCTTTCCTGACCACATCCCACTCCATCCCACATGAAGTCAGGGGAATCTTCAAGGACTTGAGTATGTCTAACAGCTGGGATCTGACTTCCCTTGCCTTCCTAAGGCCCTTCACATGCAAGAAGTGGTCATTGCACCAGTCCCCACGGTATTGGTTTGCTTTCCATTGTTGGTATACATTGAGAAGTGTCAAGTGATCAGATTCTGGAACAAAGAATTTTTCCCTTGCCGCATCGCTCTCCTCTGCCCGATCCTTTGGTCGGAAGAAAACTGaaggcactgaaagcatagacacGATTGTTAAAACCTCATTTATGCACTCTAGCTGCTCCCCCATCAACAACATTTTCGCAAGCGGTGGATCCAAGGGAAATTCCACCATCTTCCACCCAATCTCAGTGAGGCTTCCAACATTGTTCAAGGCGCCCAACACCCACAGCTGGTACATTGAATTGAGAATATTTTCCTGCGGGGGCGGATCCATGAAGTCAAAATCCAAAAGATTTTCAATCTTTAAGGATTTAAGCAGCAAAACCACATTGCCCAGATTTGTTCTCTGGATCTCTGGAACAGGGTTAGGAAGCAGCTCATTTTGATACGCAGACTCTGTAAATAACCGATAGCAAGTGCCAGGACCAGTTCTGCCAGCACGCCCAGCCCGTTGGTCAGCTGCTGCTCGGCTAACTGGAAACACTTGTAGAGCATCCATGCCCATTCTAGGATTGTAAACCTTCATTTTACCATATCCTGTGTCTATCACATAAAAGATACCATCTACTGTAAGGGATGTCTCTGCAATGTTGGTTGCAACAATGCATTTCCGAGCACCATCTTCAGCTTTCTGGAAGATCTTTGCTTGCAAATCAGCTGGCAGCTGAGAATAGATAGGCAATATCAAGAGCTTTGGGACTGCTTTGCTTGTGGATGCGATGAGCTGTTCCATACGCTCAGCAAGAGCATAGCAGGCAGCTTCAATCTCATCCTGCCCTGTCATAAAGATGAGAATGTCACCAGGAGCGCTTGTAATGTGAATAGTCATTGCCTGCTTAACAGCAGCTTCAACATAGTCTTCACACGGTGTTTTGCTGTACAGGATATTTACATGGAATGTCCTTCCAGGGATATGAAAAGTCGGAACACTGGAACATAGAGAGAAAAAGGTTAGGTTGGCCAGGAGTGCAGAGAGTAAATAAATGGGTCATCAGTAAAGGTATTAGCTTACAAAGCTGACTCATCTTACCCTCCAAAGAAGTCGGAAAATTTTTTAGCATTCAGCGTCGCAGACGTTACAATAAGCTTGAAGTCGCGTCGCCTAGCAACTACCTTCTTCAGTATACCAAATAAAACATCGGTACTCAGTGATCTCTCGTGTGCTTCATCCATGATAATTACTCTGGGAAAAAGAAGTATTTCTCAGGATACCCAAAGTTCAAAAACAGTTCATGTTATGAAAGCAAAGTTCTATGTGATTTCCTAACAATTTTGTGCCTCAAAAAACAAAGCATAAAAATTAAGTTTGAGAAAACAAGCAAAAGACATTCAAAGAATCTTTCCCTCTTAACACTTCGAAGATCATAACTACCTAAAGTCTGTTATGTATATAGTAACTAGAAGCAATATTTGTTTTATTGCCAATATCAACATTAGCAAACAGTGAAGTTTTTCAAGCTAAGACAACATAACAACACTTAGTTTAAATCAATGCATAACTCAAAGCCCTTGTACATAACGAGACTCTATCCTCTTCGATTCGTCGGACAGGAAGAGCAGAAAAACAATGAGATCATGAATAGAAATAGCTTTATGGGTCAATTTACAGTATCTACCATGCAGCAAAGGAGAAAACAAAACTATCTGATAGCATAAGCTTTAGACATAGAAAAGAACACCAAGAACTAATCCATCCAAGCTTGCAGTTAGTATGTccaggaaaaagaaaaaatccaCCACGAAGTAAATCTCTGGATGATCCAATGGAGAACAAGGACAAGCAGTCCTGGTTGACCAGTAGGTGACCACCGCAAAAACAAAAAAGGTAGCTGAACAAGAAACCTCGATGATATCTGTTTGATGAAGGTAGCTGAACAAGAGATCAAATGACTTGAATTTCCACAGTTAGAAAGAATGACTTTTTGGAACAACTGTGAGCATAACATTACAGCGGTACAGCATATAAAGGGGAGTGACATGGTGAAGGATGCAACAGTAAGAATTTATAActacaattatcatttgttgattgTATGTTCCGACAGGTTATTTGCGTATCTTCCAAAAGTAGATACCCAATGATCTAATTTAATAGTCAACATTTAATCAAAAACCCATCTCTAAATCTGCTGCGAGAAAGCATAAATCTAAGATCTTTAATCCCCTCAAGCTAAATATTAGGAAAGATATTATATGAAAAAGAATGGCACCTCATCTTCCAAAACCCCGCCACATCTCTACATCTTCTGTCAGAAAGCATAGTTCTAATATCCTTTTTCCCCTCAAGCTAAATATTAGGAAAGATCATATAAAAAAGCAGTAAGAAACTCTAAAATGTTCCTCCAATATGCTTCCAACTTCTACTAAAAGTAAATAACAAGAAAAAGTCCTTTACTAAACAGTGATGGAAGAGTGTTGTGAAAGATAATTCTCAGCAATGAGTCTTAGTTTACCAGGTAATAGGTTAGTTTTATGTTCTCCTTGACTTTTTAATACTGTCACATATAGACAACCTCTTTTCATCTTCTACCAGTGCACTTGACAATTTACTTATTGATCTGATGGACGTGAACAAAGGAAGTAAATTTTAAGAATATCCAAACATCATGGCAGAAACAAATAATCCTGCAAGCTAAAGATAATTTTCTATGGAATTTCATATCATAGAATAAGAACAACCGATTCTAAAAAGTGTGGAAAATAagtcttcttaaaacaaaaatagaaacaaaaaaaaggacaATAAGCATACCGGTATTTGTCAAGATCAGAGTCCTTCAATGTTTCACGCAGAAGTACCCCATCCGTCATGTACTACACAAATAAAATATAACATTCTGGTGAGTATACTTCAATCTAAGATAAATGATACAATTAAGTTTATCACCAGAAATGACTAGAAGATCCTAAATAGTAGGCCAATTAGTCCAATGCATAAGTGAATTAATCAAGAGAAGAATATAGCTAGAACTTAAGTAGGAGAAATCCTAATAAGATTCCATAGCAGTTGCTAAACCAATTCATAATAGTTAACATTTTGAAATAAACCTACTGTATATACAGTGGAATGCAATCAACGAGTGAATTTTGTCATGGAACTAAAGATATCaaagacaataataaaatgaACTAAATACTTCCAATACTGTAATAAAATGAACTAAATATGTCAAATACCATAATAAAATGGACTAAAGATGCCCATGGAACAAAAATTAACATCGGAAGTTCTAGACTTTGAAGTAAGCATAAAAAAAATAGTAAGAACATGAAGtaaagaaattccaaataagtTAAAAAAAACCTTTATTATAGTATTTGGACCAGTGACATCTTCAAATCTTATGGCGTAACCAACTTTATCACCCAACTCTGTTTCCATCTCCTCGCT contains the following coding sequences:
- the LOC103986736 gene encoding zinc finger CCCH domain-containing protein 2-like, with protein sequence MANIVCAERHRLCCEKRALLNLDLPPRRLLRRPGLSVLLPEEEDEEEDGGEGSVDEEVDVYSSDEFRMYEFKVRRCMRGRSHDWTDCPFAHPGEKARRRDPRRYHYSGVVCPDFRRCGSCSRGDDCELAHGVFECWLHPARYRTMPCKDGRRCRRKVCFFAHFPRQLRVLPSHSNNDEKPSAPCYGFWSANDNSVAAAAFSPTSTLMSFSPPISPSVGELQFSGNDIKQRNMRGINRNNNPSDAMDYDGLCEELTNSLEAMELSASPVTSSAAAAAAPKEVRSLGLESNNSSSSSMCWPDLDWVNELLM
- the LOC135640992 gene encoding pre-mRNA-splicing factor ATP-dependent RNA helicase DEAH7-like, with the translated sequence MEVSSSRSSRSIHSHSSNNYERSEKQRYRNVEYGRRDEHGRSRYTTDYSRKRSRHEQTSNTPSRSGWDDGRWEWEDTTRRGSRDNYSVSHRYRPSPSPMLAGASPDARLVSPWLGGNTPRSAGSPWDSVAPSPTPIRATGSSKRSDSSQSGKHRLHFTVAADSEEIEAAESTLTTFKPYEITEEMRQEMDYNADRAWYDRDEHNTMFDGDSSSLFGGDDASYKKKEASLAKKLTRKDGTLMTLAQSKKLSQLTADNAQWEDRQLLRSGAVRGTEVQIDFEDEDERKVILLVHDTKPPFLDGRVVFTKQAEPVMPIKDPTSDMAIIARKGSALVREIHEKQSMNKSRQRFWELAGSKLGDILGVQKTAEQIDADTAVVGEEGEVDFKEEAKFARHMKEKGEAVSEFAKSKSISQQRQYLPIYSVREELLKVVRENQVIVVVGETGSGKTTQLTQYLHEDGYTNSSIIGCTQPRRVAAMSVAKRVSEEMETELGDKVGYAIRFEDVTGPNTIIKYMTDGVLLRETLKDSDLDKYRVIIMDEAHERSLSTDVLFGILKKVVARRRDFKLIVTSATLNAKKFSDFFGGVPTFHIPGRTFHVNILYSKTPCEDYVEAAVKQAMTIHITSAPGDILIFMTGQDEIEAACYALAERMEQLIASTSKAVPKLLILPIYSQLPADLQAKIFQKAEDGARKCIVATNIAETSLTVDGIFYVIDTGYGKMKVYNPRMGMDALQVFPVSRAAADQRAGRAGRTGPGTCYRLFTESAYQNELLPNPVPEIQRTNLGNVVLLLKSLKIENLLDFDFMDPPPQENILNSMYQLWVLGALNNVGSLTEIGWKMVEFPLDPPLAKMLLMGEQLECINEVLTIVSMLSVPSVFFRPKDRAEESDAAREKFFVPESDHLTLLNVYQQWKANQYRGDWCNDHFLHVKGLRKAREVRSQLLDILKSLKIPLTSCGMEWDVVRKAICSAYFHNAARLKGVGEYVNCRNGMPCHLHPSSALYGLGYTPDYVVYHELVLTTKEYMQCVTAVEPHWLAELGPMFFSVKESDTSMLEHKKKQKEEKTAMEEEMENLRKEQAEADKLNKEREREKMAKQQQQVIMVGVRKRPRTYLRPNK